The following are encoded in a window of Fretibacter rubidus genomic DNA:
- the dapE gene encoding succinyl-diaminopimelate desuccinylase: MQALTPTDTSQIDPVDFAAALIRRPSITPIDAGALDTLQSALEDLGFVCTRYPFGEGEDRVDNLYARLGTSAPNFCFAGHTDVVPTGEPSKWAHAPFAGTVKDGQLHGRGAADMKGAIAAFVGALSELLGRGWTPNGSVSFLITGDEEGPAINGTEKLLKAITEAGEVIDHCLVGEPTNPDAIGDMIKNGRRGSLNAKIAVHGRQGHVAYPHRALNPVPVLMDLLSRVQARELDTGHEFFQPSNLEVTTIDVGNTAHNVIAETARAQFNIRFNTHHRGDDLIAWIKSVIADVQDGFDGTIEANLRCTGEAFLTEPCGFTTIIQNAVEAVTGRRPALSTSGGTSDARYITHYAPVCEFGLVGATMHQVDERVDVADITTLTKIYSHILQDYFS, encoded by the coding sequence ATGCAAGCTTTGACCCCCACAGATACCTCGCAAATTGACCCTGTTGATTTCGCTGCCGCCCTGATCCGCCGCCCTAGCATCACGCCGATTGACGCGGGCGCGCTTGATACCTTGCAATCCGCGCTAGAGGATTTGGGCTTTGTCTGCACGCGCTACCCATTCGGCGAGGGCGAAGACCGCGTCGATAATTTATATGCGCGGCTGGGCACATCTGCGCCAAACTTTTGCTTTGCAGGTCATACCGATGTTGTGCCAACGGGGGAGCCGTCAAAATGGGCGCATGCCCCCTTTGCGGGCACGGTGAAAGATGGGCAATTACACGGACGCGGCGCGGCGGATATGAAAGGCGCGATTGCGGCTTTTGTCGGCGCGTTATCAGAATTGCTCGGTCGTGGTTGGACACCCAATGGTTCGGTCAGTTTCCTGATTACAGGCGACGAAGAAGGCCCAGCGATTAACGGCACGGAAAAACTGCTAAAGGCGATAACTGAGGCGGGCGAAGTGATTGACCACTGTCTTGTGGGTGAACCCACAAATCCTGACGCCATAGGTGATATGATTAAAAACGGGCGGCGTGGGTCGCTGAATGCCAAAATTGCTGTCCATGGCCGCCAAGGCCATGTTGCCTATCCGCACCGCGCGCTTAACCCCGTGCCTGTCTTGATGGATTTACTATCGCGTGTGCAAGCGCGGGAATTAGATACAGGGCATGAGTTTTTCCAGCCAAGCAATTTAGAAGTCACTACAATTGATGTCGGCAACACAGCCCATAATGTCATCGCGGAAACGGCCCGCGCACAATTTAATATTCGCTTTAATACCCACCATCGCGGCGATGACTTAATCGCGTGGATTAAAAGCGTTATTGCTGATGTCCAAGACGGTTTTGACGGGACGATAGAGGCTAATTTGCGTTGCACAGGCGAAGCGTTCCTCACAGAGCCTTGCGGCTTTACCACCATCATTCAAAACGCGGTCGAGGCGGTGACAGGACGCCGCCCGGCGCTATCGACATCAGGCGGCACATCGGATGCGCGTTATATCACCCATTACGCGCCGGTCTGTGAGTTTGGCCTTGTGGGGGCGACCATGCACCAAGTCGATGAACGGGTGGATGTCGCGGATATCACGACGCTGACCAAAATTTACAGTCATATTTTGCAGGATTATTTTTCGTGA
- a CDS encoding cupin domain-containing protein, translating into MPIIHRSSVSVKSGTTYPAPFDAPCLTKHSLRLSDAGRLTQFGAHLVTLPPGCWSSQRHHHSAEDEFVYILTGHPTFIDDDGETQLSPGDTTCHPAGDGNAHHMINRTEADVTFIAVGSRRPEVDHCRYPDVNLDLPANGTPKRVFGGKD; encoded by the coding sequence ATGCCCATCATTCATCGTTCTTCTGTGTCCGTTAAATCGGGCACGACCTATCCGGCGCCTTTTGACGCGCCGTGCCTAACAAAACATAGTTTGCGCTTATCAGACGCTGGCAGGCTGACCCAATTTGGCGCGCATTTGGTGACGTTACCGCCCGGCTGTTGGTCCAGCCAACGCCATCACCACAGCGCGGAAGATGAATTTGTTTACATCCTGACGGGGCATCCGACCTTTATCGACGATGACGGCGAGACTCAATTAAGCCCCGGCGACACAACCTGCCACCCCGCAGGCGACGGCAACGCCCATCACATGATAAACCGTACAGAGGCGGACGTCACCTTTATCGCCGTTGGCAGCCGCCGCCCCGAAGTGGATCACTGCCGCTACCCAGATGTGAATTTGGACTTGCCCGCCAATGGGACGCCAAAGCGTGTGTTTGGCGGGAAAGACTAA
- a CDS encoding SDR family oxidoreductase, which translates to MTDTQKTILITGASSGIGEATARQCVDAGWQVALLARSEDKIEKLAKELGANAKSFACDVTKMDTLQAAVAATVNHFGGIDAVFANAGTGGKPGGFSEAPIESWQTIVNVNILGLAYTLQATLPAIKKSKGHVVITGSIAGRRSLAGSMYSASKHAANAIGYNLRGELEGTGCRVTVIEPGMVDTPFFDDEKPDALRPNDVARSVLFALGQPRSVDLHELVILPTPQEG; encoded by the coding sequence ATGACAGACACACAAAAGACAATATTGATCACAGGCGCATCATCAGGCATTGGCGAGGCCACAGCGCGGCAATGCGTAGATGCAGGGTGGCAAGTCGCCCTACTCGCGCGCAGCGAAGACAAGATTGAAAAACTCGCCAAAGAGCTAGGCGCAAACGCCAAAAGCTTTGCCTGTGATGTCACAAAGATGGACACGCTTCAGGCGGCAGTAGCCGCCACGGTAAACCATTTTGGCGGGATAGACGCTGTCTTTGCCAATGCAGGGACAGGCGGCAAACCAGGCGGGTTTTCCGAAGCCCCGATTGAAAGCTGGCAGACCATCGTCAATGTCAATATATTAGGCTTGGCTTACACTTTGCAGGCAACATTGCCCGCGATTAAAAAATCCAAAGGCCATGTGGTAATTACGGGGTCAATCGCCGGACGTCGTTCGCTTGCCGGGTCGATGTATAGTGCGTCAAAACATGCCGCGAATGCCATTGGCTATAATCTGCGCGGCGAATTAGAAGGCACAGGATGCCGGGTCACAGTCATTGAACCCGGTATGGTCGACACACCGTTTTTTGATGACGAAAAGCCAGACGCCTTACGACCAAACGATGTGGCACGCTCTGTGTTATTTGCGCTTGGCCAGCCACGCAGTGTCGATCTGCATGAATTGGTTATTTTGCCAACACCACAAGAGGGTTAG
- the dapD gene encoding 2,3,4,5-tetrahydropyridine-2,6-dicarboxylate N-succinyltransferase — protein MTDLKVSPDLKVSIERAWDARASLSPDTRGEFRDAVETAIMGLDSGEMRVATRGGDGMWSAHEWLKKAVLLGFRLNGNGLMTGGPNGGAWWDKVPSKFEGWTEREFMKAGFRAVPGAGVRRGAYVAPDAVLMPSYVNIGAYVDSGTMVDTWTTVGSCAQIGKNCHLSGGVGIGGVLEPLQATPVIIEDNCFIGARSEVAEGVIVREGSVLAMGVFLSQSTKIYNRATGEHSYGEVPAYSVVVPGSMPSKDGTHSLACAVIVKTVDAKTRSKTGVNELLRD, from the coding sequence ATGACTGATTTAAAAGTGAGCCCTGATCTAAAAGTAAGTATTGAGCGCGCATGGGACGCGCGCGCGTCACTATCCCCCGACACACGCGGCGAATTTCGCGATGCGGTCGAGACAGCCATTATGGGGCTGGATAGCGGTGAAATGCGGGTTGCCACACGCGGCGGTGACGGGATGTGGTCGGCGCATGAATGGCTGAAAAAGGCTGTACTTTTGGGCTTTCGCCTCAATGGGAACGGCCTGATGACAGGTGGCCCCAACGGCGGTGCGTGGTGGGATAAAGTCCCGTCAAAATTTGAAGGCTGGACCGAACGCGAATTTATGAAAGCGGGCTTTCGCGCGGTTCCCGGGGCAGGGGTTCGCCGCGGGGCTTACGTCGCGCCGGATGCTGTGCTGATGCCGTCCTATGTCAATATTGGCGCTTATGTCGATAGCGGCACAATGGTCGATACGTGGACAACGGTTGGCTCCTGCGCGCAGATTGGCAAGAACTGTCACTTATCCGGCGGTGTTGGGATTGGCGGTGTATTGGAACCCCTGCAAGCCACCCCAGTGATTATCGAAGATAATTGCTTCATTGGCGCGCGATCAGAAGTCGCAGAGGGCGTCATTGTCCGCGAAGGCTCTGTCCTAGCGATGGGTGTGTTTTTATCGCAATCGACCAAGATTTATAACCGCGCCACGGGCGAGCATAGCTACGGCGAAGTACCTGCCTATTCCGTCGTCGTGCCAGGCAGCATGCCGTCAAAAGACGGCACCCATAGCCTCGCCTGCGCCGTGATTGTCAAAACGGTCGATGCCAAAACGCGGTCTAAAACGGGTGTGAATGAATTGCTGCGCGATTAG
- a CDS encoding TerC family protein, whose product MADLLTVEALFTLFMLILLQAVLGFDNLLYIAIESNKVGNPKDAKKVRQWGIAIAVVFRIVLLFIIVSVFSLLAEPLFGIHLKNFIEGDFTMQALVTLLGGGFIIYTAVKEIHHLLAVDHIEHSEGSARRSVAKAIALIVLMNLVFSVDSILSAMAIASVDVANVVDSSGAVLATFEGTITQCKADLIANPVAGAVGCVVEKTYQVPLMVIAIVLSGLAMIFMADAVTEFLKKNRMYEVLGLFILFLVGVLLVTEGAHLAHLKLFNFPIDAMSKSSFYLVVGVLIITDILSNRYQKRLWAQKEAEILGANSAQAGLDAVDKIMNKNKH is encoded by the coding sequence ATGGCCGATCTTTTAACTGTCGAAGCGTTATTCACGCTATTCATGCTGATATTATTGCAAGCCGTCTTGGGCTTTGACAATCTGCTATATATTGCGATTGAAAGTAACAAAGTTGGCAATCCCAAAGATGCGAAAAAAGTGCGTCAATGGGGTATCGCCATTGCGGTCGTTTTTCGCATTGTTCTGCTGTTTATTATCGTCTCAGTCTTCAGCCTGCTCGCGGAACCCTTATTTGGCATTCACCTGAAGAATTTTATCGAAGGTGATTTTACCATGCAGGCACTGGTCACTTTGTTGGGCGGTGGGTTTATTATCTATACAGCGGTCAAAGAAATTCATCACTTGTTGGCGGTAGATCATATTGAACATTCCGAGGGCTCAGCGCGCCGTTCCGTGGCCAAGGCGATTGCGTTGATTGTTTTGATGAACCTTGTATTCTCTGTCGACTCTATCTTGTCTGCTATGGCCATTGCGTCTGTGGATGTCGCCAATGTGGTTGATAGCTCTGGTGCCGTGCTCGCGACATTTGAAGGCACGATTACACAGTGTAAGGCCGACCTAATTGCTAATCCTGTTGCGGGGGCTGTGGGCTGTGTTGTTGAAAAAACTTACCAAGTGCCGCTTATGGTCATTGCGATTGTGCTCTCTGGTCTTGCGATGATTTTCATGGCTGATGCGGTGACTGAATTTTTGAAAAAGAACCGCATGTATGAAGTGCTCGGTCTTTTTATCTTGTTCCTTGTTGGTGTTTTGCTTGTGACCGAAGGCGCGCATTTGGCGCATCTAAAGCTGTTTAACTTCCCAATTGACGCGATGAGCAAGTCAAGTTTCTACCTCGTTGTGGGTGTGCTTATCATTACGGATATTTTGTCCAACCGTTATCAAAAACGCCTTTGGGCGCAGAAGGAAGCCGAAATCCTCGGCGCAAATTCTGCTCAGGCTGGCTTGGACGCGGTTGATAAAATCATGAATAAAAATAAACACTAA